The sequence below is a genomic window from Pseudobacteriovorax antillogorgiicola.
CACGGAGCTTGATTTCAATATGGAGACCAAGCGGGTGGACGGTTTATTCTTAGCCGGCCAAATCAATGGCACCACTGGCTACGAGGAGGCTGGGGCTCAAGGTCTGATGGCTGGTATCAATGCGGCTCGTAAGGTCGCTGGCGACGAGCCTCTTGTATTGAAACGTTCGGAATCCTATATCGGTGTTTTGGTTGATGACCTTATCACTAAAGGAACTAAAGAGCCTTACCGTATGTTCACTTCCCGCGCTGAGTATCGCCTCTTTTTGCGTGAAGACAATGCAGACACAAGGCTTACAGAGATCGGTAGAACCGTAGGTCTTGTCAACGACGAAGATTACCAAAGGTTTTTGAATCGCCGTGATCAACTAAAGGATGCATTAGAGTATGTAAAGAATGCGCCTATCGGCGGCTTTTCGCTACCCCATGAGTTCCTCGACTCTAAAGATAATGCGGGAACAAGGCTAGATGCTATTATCAAGAAGCCTAGAGTTTCGATCCAAGACTTGAAGCCATATGTTTCGCAGTTGCAGCAGTATCATAATGCAGTCTTGCGCCGTCTTGAAATTGAACTAAAATATGCCGGCTACATTGAGCGTGAGCAGCGCACGATCAAGTCTGCTGAGCAGCTTGAAAAGGTGAAGGTGCCATCGAACTTAATCTATGACAATCTTCCAGGCTTGAGCCGTGAGGTTGTGGAAAAGCTTAAGATGCACCAACCACAGAATCTAGGGCAGGCCTCGCGAATTAGCGGGATCACGCCAGCTGCTGTTCAGATACTGCATGTTAGTATTAAGCAATCACGAAGTTCCGCACAGGTCTAAGTTTTAAGTTTGCACTAGTGCTGGCTGGGTAAAGTGACAAGCGAGTGACAAAGCCAACAAGGCGAGGCTTCAGATCGACTAAGCACTAGCCTCTCGTGAGAACTTCAAAGCTTCCTGTGATGATCTCTCCAAAGTACTCATAGCGACAGCTGCTTTCTCCAGGAATTAGGTAACCTGGAGTTGGTTCTCCCTCATCTGAGTTGGGCCCTTGTTGATTGTCTGGTGCGGGTCCGGCTTGCAGTCCGCGGCAGCTATAAAGAGGCGTTCCATCAGGTAGCATTCCCGTAGCAATGGCTCTCGATGGAATCGTTCCATTTGCGGTCGTAACCCAGCGTAATGGATTGGCTTGGCTCTCGTCTTGCAAGAGAATATCGAAATTAAGGCCTGATGATGAGCCTTCAATAGTCTCGCCATTGAGACTTGAGAAACATTCGCCTCCCGGTTCGTTAAAGGCAACTGTGAGATCGATGGCCTTACCAGGATATACTCCTCCATTATTTGCGTAGATTCGACAAATAGACAAGTCAACGGTTCCCATGATCTCTGAGCCACCAATGAATCTGTTGCTAGGAGGAGTGCCTCCATTCAGAGCTAGCCAGTAGATAGCCGGGTCTTCTGAAAGGGTTGTAGAGGCTTGTCCCACAGCTTGGGCATCAATACTAATATTGAGTTTGATCGCCACTTGACGAGCTAAAACTATTTCTGAAGGGCTTAGATTCTCGAACATGTATTCCACATGCCACAGAGGGTCGCTAAGCAATGTCTTGATTGTCAACTTATCTTGCAGTTCACTACTGAGCTTATCGAAGGACCAGCTGGGAGTGATTCCAGCTAGCTCAAAATTGATGGGGTTGCCTGTTTGCTTTTCCAGTAGTGAACAATTGAGCTTGAGGGAGTTGGCTTGGTTCTGACTCGGTTGGCCAAAGTCGGAGCAGAAGAGATACGAGCCTACAATATTTTTAGGGACATCGACGGCTTCGTCGATCTGAATGG
It includes:
- a CDS encoding DM9 repeat-containing protein translates to MLDSSSNTTASTLETSRDSQTTESSSDAIQIDEAVDVPKNIVGSYLFCSDFGQPSQNQANSLKLNCSLLEKQTGNPINFELAGITPSWSFDKLSSELQDKLTIKTLLSDPLWHVEYMFENLSPSEIVLARQVAIKLNISIDAQAVGQASTTLSEDPAIYWLALNGGTPPSNRFIGGSEIMGTVDLSICRIYANNGGVYPGKAIDLTVAFNEPGGECFSSLNGETIEGSSSGLNFDILLQDESQANPLRWVTTANGTIPSRAIATGMLPDGTPLYSCRGLQAGPAPDNQQGPNSDEGEPTPGYLIPGESSCRYEYFGEIITGSFEVLTRG